One Legionella lansingensis genomic region harbors:
- the dinB gene encoding DNA polymerase IV codes for MKPLPPKTQTRKIIHIDMDCFYAAIEIRDNPSLADKPVAVGGKRGVLCTCNYIAREYGVHSAMPTALAHRHCPNLIVLPVDMPKYRQSSQAIHAIFKEFTELVEPLSLDEAFLDVTDCTMHRGSATWIAEAIRNKIWQTERLTASAGVAPNKFLAKIASGWKKPNGLFVIRPEQALAFISQLPVTKLHGVGKVTAKKLHQLQLHTGADIQKMALQELINHFGKLGEHLYYQSLGIDNRPVEPNRERKSLSVETTLSKNISDIAQATPIINTLYERLVQRLQSSAPNLLIKNQYVKLKFHDFQLVTAETKSSQPELSKFHELFHKLKSNSQKSIRLLGLGVHFLSEEKTGSYIQQSLF; via the coding sequence ATGAAACCACTTCCACCCAAGACTCAAACCCGAAAAATTATTCATATCGATATGGATTGTTTTTATGCGGCGATTGAGATTCGCGATAATCCATCCTTGGCGGATAAACCCGTTGCCGTAGGTGGCAAGCGAGGCGTGCTTTGTACTTGCAACTATATTGCAAGGGAATATGGGGTTCATTCTGCCATGCCAACAGCACTTGCTCACCGTCATTGCCCCAATCTTATTGTACTTCCAGTCGATATGCCCAAATACCGTCAAAGTTCGCAAGCTATTCATGCCATTTTCAAGGAATTTACTGAATTGGTTGAGCCATTATCTCTAGATGAAGCCTTTCTAGACGTCACCGATTGCACGATGCATCGAGGCAGTGCTACCTGGATAGCGGAGGCCATTCGTAATAAGATTTGGCAGACTGAACGGTTAACTGCTTCGGCAGGTGTAGCCCCCAATAAATTTTTGGCGAAGATCGCCTCCGGCTGGAAAAAACCAAATGGCTTATTTGTGATACGCCCCGAACAAGCCCTTGCTTTCATCAGCCAATTGCCGGTGACTAAATTGCATGGGGTAGGGAAAGTTACTGCCAAAAAACTGCACCAATTGCAGTTGCATACCGGAGCCGACATTCAAAAAATGGCCTTACAAGAATTAATAAATCATTTTGGTAAATTAGGCGAGCATCTCTATTACCAATCGCTGGGAATTGATAATCGACCTGTAGAACCCAATCGGGAGCGCAAATCTTTAAGTGTTGAGACAACATTGTCTAAGAACATTAGTGATATAGCGCAGGCAACACCAATCATCAATACGCTCTATGAAAGGCTTGTACAACGGCTCCAAAGCTCAGCACCTAATCTATTAATCAAAAATCAATATGTTAAGCTCAAATTTCATGACTTCCAACTTGTCACCGCTGAGACGAAGAGCTCACAACCTGAATTAAGTAAATTTCATGAACTCTTTCATAAACTTAAAAGCAACAGCCAAAAGTCCATTCGCTTACTCGGTCTAGGTGTTCATTTTTTATCAGAAGAAAAAACTGGCTCCTATATTCAACAATCCTTGTTTTAA
- the rnr gene encoding ribonuclease R: protein MSKKSKDPFYQREKEKYDMPIPSRELIIQVLNEYGRPMSRNQLITKLDVSPGAEQEALGFRLKAMVRDGQIMQDRRGRFCLLGRINLQRGTVQGHPEGFGFFIPEDGTEDMVLSAKEMQTVMHGDLVLAYQTGFDRRGRPEGKIHEVLEHANQTVVGRFFTEHGVGFVIPDNKRLTQDISVPLEFSVNAKNGQMVLVEILAFPTKRNQAIGKVIHILGDHMAPGMEIEVAIFAHAIPAEWPEDVLAEVAKIPQRVLEEDLVGRTDLRSLPFVTIDGEDAKDFDDAVYCYKKPKGGYQLYVAIADVSHYVKADSALDKEAAKRGNSVYFPGQVVPMLPEALSNGICSLNPHVDRLCIVAEMTISEEGKITRSRFYRAVFHSHARLTYTQVAKWLSQSHIEGEHEALWPALDALYSLYNTLLKARKDRGAIDFDTTETCIEFDENRKIKRVVPVIRNDAHRLIEECMLAANVATARFLERSKIPTLYRVHALPDEDKINALRLFLGELGLRLGGGKKPHPKDFQKTMAEIKDRAERHLIETVMLRSLKQAQYIEKNDGHFGLAYSAYTHFTSPIRRYPDLLIHRAVCHLIDNQDVDNFSYSDEEMSRLGKHCSATERRADEATREVISWLKCEYMQDKLGQIFQGTISAVTGFGIFVELDDIYVEGLVHITSLRNDYYAFDAVKHRLVGERGGQVYRLGDKMSVMVARVDLDERKIDFEPAENGTHQ from the coding sequence GTGAGTAAGAAATCAAAGGATCCTTTTTATCAAAGGGAAAAAGAAAAATATGACATGCCTATACCTAGTCGTGAGTTAATCATCCAGGTACTTAACGAATATGGTCGACCAATGTCACGTAATCAATTGATAACGAAATTGGATGTTAGTCCTGGCGCTGAGCAAGAAGCTTTGGGTTTTCGTTTGAAAGCCATGGTACGTGATGGTCAGATTATGCAGGATCGGCGCGGGCGTTTTTGTTTATTAGGGCGTATCAACTTACAACGAGGTACTGTACAAGGACATCCTGAGGGCTTCGGTTTTTTTATTCCCGAGGATGGCACAGAAGATATGGTTTTGTCTGCCAAGGAAATGCAAACGGTCATGCACGGTGATTTAGTACTTGCATACCAAACAGGATTTGATAGACGAGGAAGACCGGAAGGAAAAATTCACGAAGTTCTTGAACATGCCAATCAGACAGTTGTAGGTCGTTTCTTCACTGAGCACGGTGTAGGCTTTGTTATCCCGGATAATAAGCGCTTAACCCAAGATATTTCAGTCCCGCTTGAGTTTTCTGTTAATGCAAAAAATGGGCAGATGGTTTTAGTTGAAATCTTGGCATTCCCCACGAAACGAAATCAGGCTATCGGCAAGGTTATCCATATCTTAGGCGATCACATGGCTCCTGGGATGGAGATAGAGGTAGCTATCTTCGCCCATGCTATCCCTGCTGAATGGCCAGAAGACGTCTTGGCTGAGGTCGCTAAAATTCCACAGCGTGTTCTGGAAGAAGATTTAGTGGGTCGCACCGACCTGCGAAGCCTACCCTTTGTAACCATTGATGGTGAAGATGCCAAGGACTTTGACGATGCCGTTTATTGTTATAAAAAACCCAAGGGAGGATATCAACTGTATGTGGCAATAGCTGATGTTAGTCACTATGTAAAAGCGGATTCCGCTCTTGATAAGGAGGCAGCTAAACGAGGTAACTCCGTGTACTTTCCTGGCCAGGTTGTGCCAATGTTACCTGAGGCACTTTCCAATGGTATCTGTTCTTTAAACCCTCATGTAGACAGGCTATGCATCGTGGCAGAAATGACTATCTCTGAGGAGGGTAAAATCACCCGTTCACGATTTTATCGTGCCGTGTTCCATTCCCATGCACGTCTTACATATACTCAGGTTGCGAAATGGTTATCGCAAAGTCATATCGAAGGTGAGCATGAAGCATTGTGGCCTGCACTTGACGCACTGTATTCTCTATATAATACGCTTCTAAAAGCCCGAAAAGATCGTGGCGCTATTGATTTTGATACGACAGAAACCTGCATTGAGTTTGATGAAAATAGAAAGATAAAGCGCGTTGTACCGGTGATACGCAATGACGCCCATCGTCTCATTGAAGAATGTATGTTGGCTGCAAACGTGGCGACTGCGAGATTTTTAGAGCGTTCTAAAATTCCAACACTCTACCGCGTTCATGCGCTGCCTGATGAAGATAAGATTAATGCACTTCGGCTATTTCTTGGCGAACTGGGTTTAAGACTGGGAGGAGGTAAGAAGCCTCACCCCAAAGATTTTCAAAAAACCATGGCTGAGATAAAAGATAGAGCAGAAAGACATTTAATTGAAACAGTGATGTTGCGTTCACTAAAACAGGCACAATATATAGAAAAAAACGATGGACATTTTGGTTTAGCCTATTCAGCTTACACGCATTTTACCTCCCCTATTCGTCGTTACCCAGATCTTCTCATTCATCGTGCTGTTTGCCATTTAATTGACAATCAGGATGTGGACAATTTCTCCTATAGCGATGAAGAAATGAGTCGTCTGGGTAAACATTGCTCAGCTACTGAAAGACGAGCGGATGAAGCAACACGGGAGGTGATCTCCTGGCTTAAATGTGAATACATGCAAGATAAATTGGGCCAGATATTCCAGGGTACCATTTCGGCTGTAACTGGTTTTGGTATTTTTGTGGAGTTGGACGACATTTATGTCGAAGGTTTGGTGCATATCACCTCGCTTAGAAATGACTATTATGCTTTCGATGCAGTTAAGCATCGTTTGGTTGGTGAGCGAGGCGGACAGGTTTATCGACTGGGAGACAAGATGTCTGTTATGGTTGCTCGTGTTGATTTAGATGAACGTAAAATTGATTTTGAGCCTGCGGAAAATGGAACCCATCAATGA
- a CDS encoding carboxymuconolactone decarboxylase family protein: MNRYEKGLKVMREHLGAAAEEYIKQIEQVAPLFAKVNVEFPFGDLYGHESALDQKTRELATIAALTVQGFAIPQLKVHVRAGLNCGATQEEIVEIITQMIAYCGFPAATNAILAAKDVFLELKK, encoded by the coding sequence ATGAATCGTTATGAGAAAGGTCTGAAAGTTATGCGAGAGCATTTGGGGGCTGCTGCAGAGGAATATATCAAACAAATAGAACAAGTGGCTCCTTTATTTGCCAAGGTGAATGTTGAGTTTCCATTTGGGGATCTGTATGGCCATGAAAGTGCACTGGATCAAAAAACGCGGGAGCTTGCTACGATTGCTGCTCTGACTGTACAAGGATTTGCGATTCCCCAATTGAAGGTGCATGTGCGTGCGGGCTTAAATTGTGGGGCAACACAAGAGGAGATTGTGGAAATCATTACTCAAATGATTGCCTACTGTGGATTTCCTGCAGCTACAAATGCAATTTTGGCGGCTAAGGATGTATTTCTTGAACTGAAGAAGTGA
- the alsS gene encoding acetolactate synthase AlsS: MKGAELIVRCLEAQGVEYIFGLPGAKVDGIFDALLDSKIKLILCRHEQNAAFMAAAYGRLTQKPGVVLVTSGPGVANLATGLLTATTEGDPVVAIGGNVSRAMRFKMSHQSADNAKLMEAVTKYSVEVMSVSNISEIIAMAFKQALMPRAGACFISFPQDVLAEQAEEMIISPRKEVEVVLACETTIQKAVDLIAEAKRPVLFLGEEASQPQNAQAIRSLLTQTKIATISTYQGAGVVSRELFSCFAGRVGLFRNQPGDELLEKADVVLTVGYNPVEYDPEVWNPKGDKIILHLDAVSPEIHYTYQPRFEILGCIAENISLLKKALAERKVVGNLQHAEIYHEALNAKIAQGKTKKGFPIHPLRFIYELRQYIDDDTHIACDIGTVYIWMARYFLSYQPHQLMFSNGQQTLGVGLPWAIAAKLAFPHKQVISISGDGGFLFSAQELETAVREKLHFVHFVWRDGSYNMVLEQEMMKYKRTSGVYFGKVDLIHYAQAFGAKGYELKSPEEIIPVLKEAQKESCPVLIDVPIDYRDNPELFAVMNRDVIH, encoded by the coding sequence GTGAAGGGAGCAGAGCTTATCGTTCGATGTCTTGAAGCGCAGGGGGTCGAGTACATTTTTGGTCTTCCAGGAGCAAAAGTTGATGGTATTTTCGACGCACTTCTTGATTCTAAAATCAAACTCATTCTTTGTCGGCATGAACAGAATGCTGCCTTTATGGCCGCGGCTTATGGACGACTCACTCAGAAACCAGGAGTGGTATTGGTTACTTCTGGCCCTGGTGTCGCCAATCTTGCCACTGGCTTATTAACTGCCACAACAGAAGGAGATCCTGTGGTAGCCATCGGTGGTAATGTGTCACGTGCCATGCGTTTCAAAATGTCTCATCAGTCAGCAGATAATGCCAAATTGATGGAAGCAGTAACGAAATACAGTGTGGAAGTGATGAGCGTCAGTAATATCTCAGAAATTATCGCTATGGCATTTAAACAAGCGCTTATGCCGCGTGCTGGCGCTTGCTTTATTAGTTTTCCGCAGGATGTCTTGGCTGAGCAAGCTGAAGAAATGATTATTTCACCCCGCAAGGAAGTGGAGGTGGTGCTTGCTTGTGAGACAACGATTCAGAAAGCAGTTGATCTCATTGCCGAGGCAAAACGTCCCGTTTTGTTTTTAGGGGAAGAGGCAAGCCAGCCGCAAAATGCTCAAGCCATTCGGTCTTTACTCACGCAAACTAAAATAGCGACAATAAGTACTTATCAAGGTGCAGGAGTGGTTTCTCGCGAACTCTTCTCCTGTTTTGCAGGCCGTGTTGGTCTTTTTCGCAATCAACCAGGAGACGAGCTGCTCGAAAAGGCAGATGTCGTTCTCACGGTTGGCTACAATCCTGTAGAGTATGATCCGGAGGTGTGGAACCCCAAAGGGGACAAGATTATTCTTCATCTTGATGCGGTATCGCCCGAAATCCATTACACCTATCAACCGCGATTTGAGATTTTAGGGTGTATCGCAGAAAATATCTCATTGCTTAAAAAAGCACTTGCTGAACGGAAGGTTGTAGGGAATCTTCAGCACGCCGAAATCTACCATGAGGCCTTAAATGCCAAAATCGCCCAAGGGAAAACAAAAAAAGGGTTTCCAATTCATCCGCTTCGCTTTATTTATGAGTTGCGGCAGTATATTGATGATGACACGCATATCGCTTGTGACATTGGCACAGTTTATATCTGGATGGCTCGTTATTTCTTGTCATATCAACCACATCAACTTATGTTCAGTAATGGACAGCAAACGTTAGGTGTGGGTTTGCCTTGGGCCATCGCAGCAAAATTGGCTTTTCCTCACAAACAAGTGATTTCGATCTCTGGGGATGGTGGATTCCTATTTTCAGCGCAAGAGCTTGAAACGGCAGTACGGGAAAAACTCCATTTTGTACATTTTGTATGGCGCGATGGTTCTTACAACATGGTTCTTGAGCAGGAAATGATGAAGTATAAAAGAACCAGTGGTGTTTATTTTGGTAAGGTTGATTTAATCCATTATGCTCAGGCCTTTGGCGCCAAGGGTTATGAGTTAAAAAGCCCGGAAGAAATCATTCCTGTTCTTAAAGAGGCGCAAAAAGAATCTTGTCCTGTTTTAATCGATGTGCCGATTGACTACCGTGATAATCCAGAGCTCTTTGCGGTCATGAATCGCGATGTTATTCACTAG
- a CDS encoding transporter substrate-binding domain-containing protein, whose amino-acid sequence MRWIILFMAVLFFPALHAKSILIGTLPYAPPFAMAADSKEDFFGFDIELMNEICTRIKITCKFKPLKVPELFSELLEGKIDLAMAAISITESRQDDFLFSLPYLTSNAQFLTNSGSELNSIEDIRNKKVGIEKGTLFKMVVLEQFSNEAQIIEYPSIDEAFKGLTNNEVDILIMDAGAAKYWAATATPDFKLVGDKIPVGVGYGIMANKKSQALIDQINKALMDMEADGTYLKIYKRYFTLLSFLKMKQMMSNKTYPEELLTH is encoded by the coding sequence ATGAGATGGATTATTTTATTCATGGCTGTACTTTTTTTTCCAGCATTACATGCAAAGTCTATCCTGATAGGAACGCTCCCTTATGCTCCTCCTTTTGCAATGGCTGCTGATAGTAAAGAAGATTTTTTTGGCTTTGATATTGAGTTGATGAATGAAATTTGTACTCGTATTAAAATAACGTGCAAATTTAAACCCTTAAAAGTTCCAGAGCTATTTAGCGAACTCCTGGAAGGGAAGATCGATTTAGCGATGGCTGCGATTAGCATTACCGAATCAAGGCAAGACGATTTTTTGTTTAGCCTCCCCTATCTCACGAGCAACGCTCAATTTCTCACCAATAGTGGTTCTGAGCTCAATAGCATTGAAGACATTCGCAACAAAAAAGTTGGTATAGAGAAAGGAACCCTTTTTAAAATGGTTGTACTAGAACAATTTAGTAATGAGGCACAAATTATTGAGTACCCCAGCATTGATGAGGCTTTCAAAGGGTTAACCAATAATGAAGTTGATATCTTAATCATGGATGCGGGAGCAGCCAAGTATTGGGCAGCTACTGCTACTCCAGACTTTAAACTGGTCGGGGATAAGATCCCTGTTGGCGTAGGTTATGGCATCATGGCCAATAAAAAATCACAAGCACTGATTGATCAAATTAACAAAGCGCTCATGGACATGGAAGCAGATGGTACTTATTTAAAAATTTATAAACGTTATTTTACGCTATTGTCATTTTTAAAAATGAAACAAATGATGAGCAATAAAACCTACCCAGAAGAATTGTTAACGCATTAA
- a CDS encoding DUF4254 domain-containing protein: MTPLIDATYIAKLQHDCILSWKTEGIRLIQQDFLALVEENHAFNYRLWHAEDRARREDMGFEFVYHAKREIDHCNQQRNNRMEAMDEWLFTHLEPGKPTDCPVHSETPGMMIDRLSILALKAYHMKLQVIREDVEDTHRKTCQRKWQTIIEQQSQLISCLAQLMTEVILKQRTFRVYHQFKMYNDPNLNPELYQKS, encoded by the coding sequence ATGACTCCGTTAATTGACGCGACTTACATTGCCAAATTACAACACGATTGCATTCTTAGCTGGAAAACAGAGGGAATACGGCTAATTCAACAAGACTTCCTCGCTTTGGTCGAAGAAAATCATGCCTTTAATTATCGTCTCTGGCACGCGGAAGACAGAGCTAGACGTGAGGATATGGGATTTGAATTTGTTTATCATGCCAAGCGTGAAATTGATCATTGCAATCAGCAACGTAACAATCGTATGGAAGCAATGGATGAATGGTTATTCACCCATCTTGAGCCAGGAAAACCAACAGACTGTCCTGTTCACTCTGAGACTCCTGGAATGATGATCGATCGCCTCTCTATTCTTGCATTAAAAGCCTACCACATGAAATTACAAGTGATTCGGGAAGACGTCGAGGATACCCACCGCAAAACATGTCAACGTAAATGGCAAACGATCATTGAACAACAAAGTCAACTAATATCCTGCTTAGCACAACTAATGACTGAGGTCATTCTCAAACAACGCACGTTTAGAGTTTATCATCAGTTTAAAATGTACAATGATCCTAATTTGAACCCCGAACTATATCAAAAAAGTTAG
- a CDS encoding Lpg1974 family pore-forming outer membrane protein: MKKCLSAMFTSLCIASVASAGTTGEESICTSSLCAFDNPGGFYISGAALYVRPSETGIGLATDSWQYALPGGNVRSVSKPFDPEHEWEGSVTLGYDFPMTANHIEMSYLRLDNNTHVVNDTEDAPISFSSIFFPNILIPLTPGAILVSDTQLHYELNQVDLKVGRLYRDTAGNFNIRPSLGARYISLDHHQTFITSGNVISEYDGVGPLFSLEGRYGLSKGFGLVGYFDYALIVGQINAHSHVTVLGTDFSFTSPKRDRIVNNLTGKLGINYHYIFTNLSTLTLEAGYQVSEYINAMDMIRGDIGVRQKIAGLETTSFGFRGPYVSLSWHAYPA; the protein is encoded by the coding sequence ATGAAAAAATGTCTTTCAGCGATGTTCACTAGCCTTTGTATTGCGAGTGTCGCGTCAGCCGGCACCACGGGAGAAGAATCGATTTGTACCTCTTCTCTTTGCGCCTTTGATAACCCTGGAGGGTTCTATATTAGTGGTGCGGCATTATATGTGCGTCCTAGTGAAACAGGCATAGGCTTAGCAACCGATAGTTGGCAATATGCTCTCCCGGGGGGCAATGTGCGTTCTGTTAGTAAACCTTTTGACCCGGAGCATGAATGGGAAGGAAGTGTAACACTTGGTTATGATTTCCCCATGACGGCTAATCATATCGAAATGAGCTATCTTCGTTTAGATAACAATACCCATGTAGTGAATGACACTGAGGATGCACCAATTTCTTTTAGTAGTATCTTTTTTCCAAATATTTTGATTCCACTCACCCCTGGCGCGATCTTGGTTAGTGATACGCAACTTCACTATGAACTTAACCAAGTAGACTTAAAAGTAGGCCGCTTATACCGAGATACTGCTGGTAATTTTAATATCCGACCCTCACTTGGAGCACGCTACATCAGCTTAGATCATCATCAGACCTTTATTACCTCTGGAAATGTTATCAGTGAATATGATGGGGTTGGTCCTTTGTTTAGCTTGGAGGGACGATATGGTCTTAGCAAAGGGTTTGGTTTGGTTGGTTATTTCGATTACGCACTTATTGTGGGCCAAATAAACGCTCATTCTCATGTGACAGTTCTTGGCACTGATTTTAGTTTCACATCACCAAAGAGAGATCGTATTGTTAATAACTTAACTGGTAAACTGGGTATCAATTACCACTACATCTTCACTAATCTATCTACATTAACACTCGAGGCGGGCTATCAGGTAAGCGAATATATTAATGCGATGGATATGATCAGAGGCGACATAGGGGTTAGGCAGAAGATTGCAGGACTTGAAACAACCAGTTTTGGTTTTCGTGGTCCTTACGTCAGTTTAAGTTGGCATGCATACCCAGCATAA